ATATTGCAAAATTTCGCGGGCTACCAACGATACCGGGGTTGCCGCGCTGGTTGGGATATTGGTTTTATCGGCATTAATGGTAACGCTTACGCCTTTCTCATTCATACCGCTTACCGCACCAATAAAACCACCCCAGGTAACCGTCATGAATTTATAACCATCGGATGGAGCGAAGAAGGCCACTATTTTATCCTGCGCAAATTTATCGCCCACGTAAAAATCAAAATTACGACCGATGATCATGGTGCTGTCCTCGCTTTTTACACCCCAGGTACCAAAAGAGGTGCAGCCCACCAAAGCCATACTTTGCAAGGCGTGGCCAATATCATGGGCTGCGTGATAGTTTAAAATGCGCTGATAATTAGAGCCGATGTGTTGGTATTTATCCGACGCGGATTTTGAGATACCATAAATCTCTTCTTTATATTCTTCGGTAACATTTTTATCCAGGTTGCGGTTAAACCAGGCTATAAAGTATTTCAAAAAGTGACGGTAAAAGTTGGATGGTACAATGCGGCTTATCTGCTCCACAAAATGATCTTCTTGAGCTACAACTAATTCCTGGCTCAGTTTGCCGTTAATAACGCCGCGCTCAAAGGGTTTTCCTTCCACATACATCTCGAACAGGCCGCTTTTACTTTTGCGGAACCAGCTGTTATTAATGGTATAAAACCCTTTTGATGGCTGCTCCCGTTTGAGGTTAAGGCTGCTTTGGTCTTTAGGCTCGGGCGGGTAATCAATGGCAACAATGTACAGGTACACCATGCCGATAATAATAAGCCCCACAAAGCCAAGGAATGCATATAACGTCCTTTTCCCAAACTTTTTCCAGCTAAATTTTTTACGCATTCCGTATTTTTCCTATAATGGCATCGTCGCCAAGTAATGTGGTGCAGGTAACAATAGCGCTCATAGCCGTGCCTAAAATACCATGCAGGTTAAGGTTTTGCCCGGTAAAGTACAGGTTTGGTATTTTGGTGCGCGGCGATATAAATGTTTTTAAGGTGTGCTTATAATCTTTTACAATGCCGTAAAGCGAACCATCGCCATTACCAATATAATCGCGGTAGCTAAGCGGCGTTGCCGAGTAGTAAGATTTAACATGGCTCCTGAAACCGGGGAATTTCTCTTCCACCATATCCAGCAGTTTCTCGCTTTTGCGGATCTTAAACTCCTCATATGTTTCACCCCGTTCATTAACGTTTGATACCGTGTTAAATGTATCCTCCCATGGCTTCATCTCCTCAAAGCGCATATAAGTAAGGATAGATGCGCCATCGGCATATTCTGGTGATTTAGATGATGGTGCCATGAAGTAAGCAAAACCCAGGGGCCAGTTCTCCTCGGTATACTCCGCAATATCCCAAACGTGGCCTTCTTTGCCCACGTAATAGTTGGTGTTAAAATATGGGAAGCTATCCTTTTTAAAAACCACATTTAAGGTAAACGACGATACGGAGTTTTCAAGCCCTTTCAGCCGGTTACGGTAAGCCAGCTTGATGATATCACTATCGGTCATCTCCAGCGTTTGCACCGGGTGTATGTTACTTATAAACTGCTTGCCGTAAATTTTACCACCACCGGCTATCTCCACGTGCGATATCCTGCCATCTTCTACTATAATGCGTTTCACCTCGCAATTGCGTTTAATGACGCCACCGCGCGCACGGATATTTTTGGCTATGTACTTGGCAATCTGCGAACCGCCATCTATGCATTTATAAGAGCTTTCAATGTAGCTGTTCAGGATGAGCGCGTGTACGTAAAACGGGGTTTTATCGGCCTGGCCGGCGTAAAGGGCGTTATTGCCTGCAAGTACCGCCTGTAAACGTGGGTTGTCGGTTATCGATTCAATAAAACCTTTGGTATCTATTTCAAGCACGGCAGATTTCTCGTTAAAATCATCACCGCTTTTCAGGTTGTACAACGAAAATTTGCTGCAAACTTCTTTGATCTTATCGCAGTAGGCGTTTAGCGCAGCCTCTTCGCCGGGGAAATGTTTCAATATATGGGCGATGAAATTATCGTAGCCCTGGGCGTATTCATACTCAATGTTTTCGCCGTGGATGCCTATCTTATCAAAAACAACATCCTGCTTTTGAAGTTTAAGCTTATCTATAATGTCGATGTATTTGAATATCTGGTACAGGTTTTGCCCCTCATCCAACCCGCCAAGGTAGTGCACGCCAGAGTCGAAGATCACTTTATCGCGCACATAAGTTTGCAACGAACCTCCTATCTGCTGGTTTTTTTCGATGACGCAAACTTTAAATCCTTCTCTGCCTAATAAATCGGCGCTCACTAATCCCCCCATACCGCTGCCGATAATTACGGCATCAAAAATCTCCATTTATCTAATCCCTGTTTTTATATTCAATTACAAAAATAATATTTGATGTGAACTTTGTCTCATCTATTATTTTGCAACTCATGCTGTTAGCCGCTGCAATATCCTCTACCAGTTGCGCCGATAAAAACGACAAGCCCCGGCTGGCTTTATTAAATTTGATGAACCTGGTCGAGAAAAACTCCGTAAGCTCCGTGCCACGGTGCTTTTCCTTCAAATCTTTATTGCCATCGCGGATGATCAGTTTGCCCCCTTCATTTAAACTGTGTATGCATCGTTCAATGATCAGCTTTTGCTCGTCAGGCTGCATGTAATGCAACATGTCGGCTATAATAATGGCATCGTATTTTTCAAATTCAAAGCTTAGTACGTCGGCATGCTCAAATTTAATCTGTGTATCCTTACTAAAGTTGTTGTTGGCTGCTTCTATTTTATCCTCGTCATAATCAATTCCGGTAAACTCGCGCTGCGGGGCGGCAAAGTGCAGCATATAAGGCATAAAACCATAACCACACCCAATATCAAGCATTTTCCCTTTAGCCGGCAACAGGTCATGAAACTGCTGGTAGTTTTTCTCTAAACGTATTTTTATCCGCATGTACCATTCCAGTACCGGCCCTTTGTACAGGTAGTTGTAAATCAATTGCTCTCGATAGTATCGTGGCTGTTGTATCTCTGCGCCGAGTTGCTTAAACTCAGCCTTAAAATATTTACTGATGGCTTTGGTCCGTTCGGCGTATCCGGTGCCAAAATTAGTGTCGGCGGGTTTTATGCGGGGCAGGTATTTCAGGGTGATCTTGCCGTTTTTCAACAGGAAATCGCCTTTGGTCATGCAGTAGCCGGTGCCGTGGATAAGGATGGGCTGAATGTCCATTTTTAAAGCTTCGGCCAGGTAAAAAGCCCCTTTGTGGAATCGCTTGATCTCGCCATCTACCGACCGGGTGCCTTCGGGAAATATTACGATGGAATAGCCTTTTTTAACCCTGTCGGCCAATACATCAATACTTTCTTCGGTACCTTGCGCTACCGGGAAGTAATCGGCCATACGCACCACGGCGCCAAATACCGGCGAGTTCCATACCCAGTTATTGGTAAATAAAATGAGCCTTGGGTTCAGCATCACCAAAATCAAAATATCTAAAAACGACTGGTGGTTGGCGATAATAACCGCTGGGTTTTTAAAATCGGCAAGTTGCTTATTGATGATCTCCTTTTTTACATTCCCCATAATGTAAATCATCGACCAGGAAAACCTCGCCAGTATAGCATGATAAACTAATTTGCCTTTTTCTTTGCTAAATGGATTCAGCCGGAATATAAAGCCCAATGCTGATAAGATTAAACAGCCGGTAACAAAATAGGTGAATGCAAAAATACTGATCACGAACCCGCTGATAGTCCAGGGAAAACGTTTCTTAGCGGCACGGTTTTTAATGAGGATATTGAACAGGAAGGGAATCAATATCTGCGACATGATCACCACGCAAACAATCCCGATAATAGATATGGCCGCTATTGACCGTAATGCCGGGTGCCTGGCAAAAATCAAAACCCCAAGCCCGGTTATAGTGGTTATAGCCGATAAAAAGATAGACGATTTGTAGGATGATAATACCTTTTTACCGGTTTTATACTCCTGGAGCAAGCCATCCATAATGTACAGGCTATAGTCATCGCCCAAACCGAATATCAGTGCCGAAATAATAATGTTCACGATATTAAATCCGATACCGAAGATGCCCATCAAGCCCAAAATCCAGATCCAGGAGATAGCCATGGGGATAAAGGAAACCAGCGCCAGCTCCATGCGGCCATAGGTAAGCAGCAACACCACAAATACCAATAGTGACGACATGACCGCTATTTTGGTAAAATCGGCATTGATGATCTCTACCAGTTTATTGGTAAGGTATTGTTTATCAATAACGGTAACATTCGGGTCGTTTTCAAAAGCTTTGTATATGGCTGCTTTTTTATCGGGCGATGTTTGTATTAGTGTTACTACTGTGGAGTGGCTTGGATATTCATTGATGAAATTATCCAGGAAGCTTTTCCTGATCTCGGCTACATCCTCATCGTTAGTATGCGAAAAATTTTTGTTCAACAAGGCTTTAAACTTTTCAAACGCCGATACGCTAAACCCTTTTAGCTTGCCTTCGCTTTCGAGGGTAGCAAAGAGTTGTTGTTTCTTTTCAGTTGTCCAGTAAGTATTCCAGCGGTTAACGCGTTCTTTCTGTAGCGAATCGGAAATGATGAAGGAGGATACATCTGACGATTTTTTGACGATGCCCTGCGCCTTCAGTTTTTCAATCTGCCCGGCCAGCTTTTCGTTATTGATAAGCGCCCTATCCAATGTTTTTCCTTCAGATACCAGGTAAACCGATTGCAGCGCGTACTGGTTAATTTTATTGAGCTTGTTTTGCGATTGCTGCAACGCGGGCGGCATGTAGTTCATTTTGGCTACATCAAACTCAAAGGTTACATCGTTGGCTTTGTAAAAAAACACGCCTGTAAGCAGGATGATGCCGATAACAATGTACTTGTTATACTCGGGATTAAACGAGGCCAGCTTATCAATCCACGATAGCTGAGTAAAAGTGTGGTTTTCCTGCTCTTTTTTTGTGGATATAAATTGCGGCAAAAATACCAGCGAACAAATGGATGCGCCTATTAAACTAAAGGCTGCGAATAAACCCAGGTCCTTCAACATTTCCGACTCTACAAACTCCAGGCACAGGAAACCGCCGATGGTGGTAAAACTGCCAACGGTAAGCGGCATCACCAGGTCTTTAATTACCTGCTCCACACTTTTGGTATGGCGGTAGTGGTTAAACACATGTAGCGAATAATTGATGGCGATACCCAGCACCACCGAACCCGTGCCCAATGCAATAACAGAGATACTTCCCTTTAAAAAGTAAATAGCGGTGAGGGAGAATAGCGAGCCAAATAGTACCGGGATGAGGATAATGATGGGCGCCCTTTTTTTGCGAAAGTACAAGCCTAAAAACAAAATGAGTACAACAACGGTAGCGCCTTGCGTAAGCGCGGTGTCCCGCCTTAGCTGCTGTGCGTTACCATAATACACCGCCGCCGATCCAAAGTAGGTTGCAGTCGCGATGCGTTTTGGCCTGTTGCCCAGGCTGTCAATTAGTTTATCTAAGCCCTTTATCAGTACCGAGTTTTTGGCTGTATTATTTGGCGGGTAAGCCGGGGTGATAAACATCAACAGATTTTTATGATCCTTGGTTACCACGTAATTATCGTACAGTTCAAAATTCTTATCGTACTGTAGCTGCTGCAGTTTTTTAAGGCCGATAAAGGAGATGCCTACCGGGTCGTTACTAATAATGCTTTTGAGCGCTATGCCCGCCGGTGATGTAAGCGTGCGGTAATCATAAGCCAGTGTTTGCTTAATTTTTGCCGGGGTGATGAGTGTATCAATGGTTTTATAGTCCTTTTCCGTTAAATAAACAGGTAAACGCTGGCTGATGGTACCAAACAATTTCATCACCACATCATCATCTACCTTAAAATTGGCCTTGCCTATATAATCTTTAAATTTTGGCCCCACTGCGGCGGCAAATTCATCGGCGTAAGCAACCAGGCTATCGGGGTTGGCTGTGGCAGTGCTATCTTTAAGCGATACCATGATCACCAGCTTATCCAGGAACTTGGAGTTTTGAAAAACCTCGTTGAGCTTGGCAATCTTTTTATCTTTTGGGATAACCTTACTGATATCTTCTTCAAACCTTACCCGCGACGCAAAATATCCCATCACCAAAAAGCAGGCAGCAAATACTGTATAAAAAACAAGCTTGTGTTTGGCAAAGTAATGATATATCAGGATCAGGCCTTTTTCCATTTAAATGGGCGACTATAATGCAGCAGGTGATTTTTTTAGCAGTTTTAACAGGGCATAAGTTACCAGCCCCACTGTAAGCGAAGCTACTACGGCAAGCGTTAAACTGCCATAAATATACTGCTCTAAATGCGCGCTGATAGATTTAAAAGAGATATCCGAACTGAAGGCGATATTGGCAACCTTGTCGCCCATCCAATACTCGCCCGCTTTATAGCTTAAAAACAGGACGACCGGGATCATGGGCGGGATACTGATATGTGCCGAGAACACTACCAGCGCCTTGTTTAGTTTAAATATAATAGAAAGGAATATGGCCACTGCAAGTTGAAAGCCCCAGATGGGCACTATCCCCATAAAAATGCCAAAGCCGATAGAGAGGGCTTTGGTTTCGTCCGAATCGTTGGGATTGTACAGGGTGGCTAATATTTTTTTACGGCCTTTTTTTTTAAATAAATCGCGGAAGAAGTTGCGCGGCTTAATCCAGGCAAAGGCTATGACTACCAAAAAGGCATTCAACACGCCCACCCGCGAAAAATCGGTAAAGGGACGGAAGTGTGATACCCGGGTTTCTTTAGGGGCATAGTAAACCGTAACCGGTACCGAATCCATATGAACGCCCCGCCAAACGGCCCGAACAATCACTTCTATCTCAAACTCGTATTTAACGGTGTAAAACTTCATGCCTTCCAGCAGATATAAGGGGTACAGCCTGAAACCCGATTGCGTATCGGGGCAATGAATGCCGGTTTCTACCCAAAACCAAAAGTTGGAGAACTTGTGGCCGAAGCTGCTTTTACCCGGCACGGCCGCCTGGTCCATATTGCGGGAGCCTATGATAATGGCATCGCGTACATCTTCCAGTTTATTTAAAAAGGTGGGGATATCTTTGGCAAAGTGCTGCCCGTCCGAGTCGATGGTTAGGGCATATTGGTAACCCTTTTCCATCGCGTAAGCAAATGCCTGGCGTAATGCCCAGCCTTTACCCACATTTTGTGGATAGCTGATGAGCTGAACCTGCGGGAATGATTTTACAATATCTTCGGTATTATCTGTAGAGCCATCGTTAACTACGACGATGTGGTTGCTGTAGGCGGCCACATCGGTAATTACACTGGCCAGGGTAAGGTGGTTATTATACGTAGGGATGATGACACATACCCGCAACTCTTCAAACCGTTTATTGATACCCTCAAATTCCATTAATTGCCCCTGATCTATAATAAATTCAACACAACATTTTTATACATAACAAAATTAGTGTTAATGCTGACAAACCAATTAAATACTTTCAAATTAATGAAACCGGAACTTTTTATTAACATATAAGCCCGCTACATACGCGCTGATTAATATTCAGAAACATATATGATGTACAGCTAAAATCGGCATTATATAATTATATTTTTTTCGGCACGACGCTTGTGTCATATATTATGAATACTTAATAATAAGCAAAATGAAAATTCTTTTAACCATGATATCATTGAGCGCCCTGTTAAGCGGTTGCCAAAACGAAAGCGGGAACCCACCTGTAGATATTGAAACAACCGGCGGGTTAAACGGAGTTGAAATTGTAGAAACCAGTGATAAATATGATGTTACCGAGGGCCTGTATTATGTGCACGCCACTATAAAAACAACTGGTAAACAAGTATTTAGAAATGTTTATGTATGTGCTACCTATTATAATGCCATGGGGCATGTAGTAGCCAAATCAAAAGGCGAAGCCGATTTGGTATTAAACCCGGGCGATAAGGACGTTGTTGAAACGGCCTGTTTTTTCCCAACATCATCAGATATGCCTACCCGGGTGGTGTTAACTACCGAAGAAGAGTACCCAAAGTAATTTTATCGGCTGGGATTTAAGGAGGCAGCCCGGGGCATTCCGGGGAACAGAAGCCCCGTTTTTTGTAGACACGCATCACATGTGTTTGCCCGAAAATATTCGATATTCTGGGGAAACATCATGATACGCTTCACCACCCGGAATGGCTTCTTGTTAATATCATTCTGTATATTAGTGCCTCGTAATACAATATAGTGTCTATCAACAAACTTCTTTCCTGTTTCGATAAATACCTGCCCCTTAATGCGGAAGAAAAGGCCGACCTTGCCCAACGGGTAACCGAACGGAAAATTAAACGTCGCCAATTCATTCTGCAGGAAAACGACATTTGCAGACATTACACCTTTGTTGCCGAAGGCTGTTTTAAAAAATTCCAGGTTGATAAAAAAGGGACTGAGCATAACCTGCAGTTTGCTGCTGAAGGCGATTGGCTAATGGAGATTGATAGTTTTTATTTTGAAAAACCAAGCCGCGTTTATATTGAGGCCATTGAGCCGGCTGTTATTTACCAGTTAAACAAGGCCAACCTGTTTTACCTGTTCACCAACAACCCCAAATTCGACAGAAATTTCAGGGTAATTATGGAGAATCGTTTTGTTGAGCAGGAAAACCGCATCCTGCAAACCATCAGCTCAACAGCCGAAGAGCGCTACCTGTCGTTCATTAAACAATACCCCCATTTATACCAGCGCCTGCCAGGCACGCAGATAGCATCGTACCTGGGCATTACCCCCGAGTTTTTGAGCAAGGTGCGTAAAGATATCGCCAAAAAATAACGGCATGCTTAAACTACATTAAGGGTGTTTCTTAAGCTACCTTATAGGTAATTAACCGTGTATACCGCCACCTTTGTGCAACAAAAGCAACGAAGTTACCAGGACAAGTATTGGCATTTAAACGCCCCTAAAAACTAACAGCAACATGAAAGCAGCAGTAACCCCACAACCCGGCATGCCCGGAGTTATCCAGATACAGGACTTACCTATACCGGCGGCAAAAGAAGGCTGGGTATTAATTAAAATAAAAGCTTTCGGCTTAAACCGGTCGGAGTTGTTTACACGGCAGGGCCACTCGCCGGGTGTTATGTTCCCGCGCGTACAGGGTATTGAATGTGTGGGCGAGGTGGAGCATGATCCATCGGGTACATACCAGAAAGGCCAGAAAGTAGCAGCCATCATGGGCGGCATGGGCCGCGAATTTGATGGAGGATATGCCGAATACACCCTTGTTCCCCAAACCATCGTTTTTCCGTTTGAAAGCGATATGCCCTGGGCAGTGCTTGGAGCAATCCCCGAAATGTTCCAGACCGTATCGGGTTCGTTGAATGAAGCATTGGAAATAAAAACAGGCGAAACACTGCTTATTCGGGGAGGCACGTCCTCAATTGGCATGCTGGCCTGCCAGCTGGCGAAAAGCATGGGACTGACGGTGGTTTCAACTACCAGGGATGAAGCTAAAGTTGTCCACCTTAAAAAAAATGGCGCCGATTATATGATCATCGACGATGGCGATGTTAATTCAAAACTTCGGCAAATAATCCCGCAGGGTGTTGATAAAGTGTTGGAACTGGTGGGTGTCGCAAGCCTTAAAGACTCGCTTAAATGCATCAGGCCCAAGGGTATAGTTTGCATGACCGGCATATTGGGCGGCAGCTGGACGATGAACGAATTTACTCCCATGGGCGATATTCCGTCATTGGGCCACCTCACGGTTTACATGGGCGATGCCGCCAACCTGCATAAAGACCATTTGCAGCAATTTATTGATGCCGTGGCCGACGGAACAATTAAGCTCAACATTGATAAGGTGTTTAACCTTAACCAGGTTGCCGAAGCGCATACCTATATGGAAAGTAACCAGGCTAAAGGAAAAATAGTGGTAGAAATTTAAAAGTGATGTGGCTGTAAAACAGGCCGATAATTGTAAATTAGATGGCATGTTTTAACCTAAAACTTTTATGAGTAACACCAGCGATTTCCTTG
The genomic region above belongs to Mucilaginibacter sp. KACC 22773 and contains:
- a CDS encoding zinc-binding alcohol dehydrogenase family protein, which produces MKAAVTPQPGMPGVIQIQDLPIPAAKEGWVLIKIKAFGLNRSELFTRQGHSPGVMFPRVQGIECVGEVEHDPSGTYQKGQKVAAIMGGMGREFDGGYAEYTLVPQTIVFPFESDMPWAVLGAIPEMFQTVSGSLNEALEIKTGETLLIRGGTSSIGMLACQLAKSMGLTVVSTTRDEAKVVHLKKNGADYMIIDDGDVNSKLRQIIPQGVDKVLELVGVASLKDSLKCIRPKGIVCMTGILGGSWTMNEFTPMGDIPSLGHLTVYMGDAANLHKDHLQQFIDAVADGTIKLNIDKVFNLNQVAEAHTYMESNQAKGKIVVEI
- a CDS encoding C45 family autoproteolytic acyltransferase/hydolase encodes the protein MRKKFSWKKFGKRTLYAFLGFVGLIIIGMVYLYIVAIDYPPEPKDQSSLNLKREQPSKGFYTINNSWFRKSKSGLFEMYVEGKPFERGVINGKLSQELVVAQEDHFVEQISRIVPSNFYRHFLKYFIAWFNRNLDKNVTEEYKEEIYGISKSASDKYQHIGSNYQRILNYHAAHDIGHALQSMALVGCTSFGTWGVKSEDSTMIIGRNFDFYVGDKFAQDKIVAFFAPSDGYKFMTVTWGGFIGAVSGMNEKGVSVTINADKTNIPTSAATPVSLVAREILQYAKNTQEAYAIAKKRKMFVSEAFLVASAADNKAVVIEKTPDTLDIYDPHQDYIVCANHFQSKGLSQSKENKVQMAESASPYRYNRLMELLNTNGKNTVQKTIAILRDQKGLHGENIGMGNEKAINQLMSHHSIVFEPKKLLVWVSTSPWQLGEYVCYDLKKVFGLRGMKQDQEINEQNLTVPADTFLSTSQYKDFVNFRRMRQRVLDGESINTDSLVATNPQYYFAYVIAGDYTFKLKNYKKALGYYQTALSKVIATKKEEEHIRIQIKKCNEKLKNS
- a CDS encoding Crp/Fnr family transcriptional regulator gives rise to the protein MSINKLLSCFDKYLPLNAEEKADLAQRVTERKIKRRQFILQENDICRHYTFVAEGCFKKFQVDKKGTEHNLQFAAEGDWLMEIDSFYFEKPSRVYIEAIEPAVIYQLNKANLFYLFTNNPKFDRNFRVIMENRFVEQENRILQTISSTAEERYLSFIKQYPHLYQRLPGTQIASYLGITPEFLSKVRKDIAKK
- a CDS encoding DUF2062 domain-containing protein, encoding MEFEGINKRFEELRVCVIIPTYNNHLTLASVITDVAAYSNHIVVVNDGSTDNTEDIVKSFPQVQLISYPQNVGKGWALRQAFAYAMEKGYQYALTIDSDGQHFAKDIPTFLNKLEDVRDAIIIGSRNMDQAAVPGKSSFGHKFSNFWFWVETGIHCPDTQSGFRLYPLYLLEGMKFYTVKYEFEIEVIVRAVWRGVHMDSVPVTVYYAPKETRVSHFRPFTDFSRVGVLNAFLVVIAFAWIKPRNFFRDLFKKKGRKKILATLYNPNDSDETKALSIGFGIFMGIVPIWGFQLAVAIFLSIIFKLNKALVVFSAHISIPPMIPVVLFLSYKAGEYWMGDKVANIAFSSDISFKSISAHLEQYIYGSLTLAVVASLTVGLVTYALLKLLKKSPAAL
- a CDS encoding 1-acyl-sn-glycerol-3-phosphate acyltransferase, whose protein sequence is MEKGLILIYHYFAKHKLVFYTVFAACFLVMGYFASRVRFEEDISKVIPKDKKIAKLNEVFQNSKFLDKLVIMVSLKDSTATANPDSLVAYADEFAAAVGPKFKDYIGKANFKVDDDVVMKLFGTISQRLPVYLTEKDYKTIDTLITPAKIKQTLAYDYRTLTSPAGIALKSIISNDPVGISFIGLKKLQQLQYDKNFELYDNYVVTKDHKNLLMFITPAYPPNNTAKNSVLIKGLDKLIDSLGNRPKRIATATYFGSAAVYYGNAQQLRRDTALTQGATVVVLILFLGLYFRKKRAPIIILIPVLFGSLFSLTAIYFLKGSISVIALGTGSVVLGIAINYSLHVFNHYRHTKSVEQVIKDLVMPLTVGSFTTIGGFLCLEFVESEMLKDLGLFAAFSLIGASICSLVFLPQFISTKKEQENHTFTQLSWIDKLASFNPEYNKYIVIGIILLTGVFFYKANDVTFEFDVAKMNYMPPALQQSQNKLNKINQYALQSVYLVSEGKTLDRALINNEKLAGQIEKLKAQGIVKKSSDVSSFIISDSLQKERVNRWNTYWTTEKKQQLFATLESEGKLKGFSVSAFEKFKALLNKNFSHTNDEDVAEIRKSFLDNFINEYPSHSTVVTLIQTSPDKKAAIYKAFENDPNVTVIDKQYLTNKLVEIINADFTKIAVMSSLLVFVVLLLTYGRMELALVSFIPMAISWIWILGLMGIFGIGFNIVNIIISALIFGLGDDYSLYIMDGLLQEYKTGKKVLSSYKSSIFLSAITTITGLGVLIFARHPALRSIAAISIIGIVCVVIMSQILIPFLFNILIKNRAAKKRFPWTISGFVISIFAFTYFVTGCLILSALGFIFRLNPFSKEKGKLVYHAILARFSWSMIYIMGNVKKEIINKQLADFKNPAVIIANHQSFLDILILVMLNPRLILFTNNWVWNSPVFGAVVRMADYFPVAQGTEESIDVLADRVKKGYSIVIFPEGTRSVDGEIKRFHKGAFYLAEALKMDIQPILIHGTGYCMTKGDFLLKNGKITLKYLPRIKPADTNFGTGYAERTKAISKYFKAEFKQLGAEIQQPRYYREQLIYNYLYKGPVLEWYMRIKIRLEKNYQQFHDLLPAKGKMLDIGCGYGFMPYMLHFAAPQREFTGIDYDEDKIEAANNNFSKDTQIKFEHADVLSFEFEKYDAIIIADMLHYMQPDEQKLIIERCIHSLNEGGKLIIRDGNKDLKEKHRGTELTEFFSTRFIKFNKASRGLSFLSAQLVEDIAAANSMSCKIIDETKFTSNIIFVIEYKNRD
- a CDS encoding phytoene desaturase family protein — encoded protein: MEIFDAVIIGSGMGGLVSADLLGREGFKVCVIEKNQQIGGSLQTYVRDKVIFDSGVHYLGGLDEGQNLYQIFKYIDIIDKLKLQKQDVVFDKIGIHGENIEYEYAQGYDNFIAHILKHFPGEEAALNAYCDKIKEVCSKFSLYNLKSGDDFNEKSAVLEIDTKGFIESITDNPRLQAVLAGNNALYAGQADKTPFYVHALILNSYIESSYKCIDGGSQIAKYIAKNIRARGGVIKRNCEVKRIIVEDGRISHVEIAGGGKIYGKQFISNIHPVQTLEMTDSDIIKLAYRNRLKGLENSVSSFTLNVVFKKDSFPYFNTNYYVGKEGHVWDIAEYTEENWPLGFAYFMAPSSKSPEYADGASILTYMRFEEMKPWEDTFNTVSNVNERGETYEEFKIRKSEKLLDMVEEKFPGFRSHVKSYYSATPLSYRDYIGNGDGSLYGIVKDYKHTLKTFISPRTKIPNLYFTGQNLNLHGILGTAMSAIVTCTTLLGDDAIIGKIRNA